The sequence ctcaccggagtggttactggtgtgcactggtaatccatatcacatttcgttgcgaaaagttgcttctgtcgtgttttatttggcagctcgttcatgctcgcactattttcttagcggtggcggagtaatatcaacgaacatccagtcttcaatagaactcaatgggatttacaaaatgtcaaataaaacacgacagaagcaacttttcgcaacgaaatttgatatggattaccagtgcacaccagtaaccactgcggtgagttgattattttgaaaatggacgtttatggtgcttttacggacctttttggacatgcacatcacttgccattctgaagcaggttgagatgaatcaaaattaggcaaataccggagacagcagtaaacatcaaaaaagcggtgaggggggttctaaaacattgcagacgactcagaaaagaggcttaatgttgaaaatatgtTGAAATACACCCTCACTTGTCACCAGTTACTATACTGATTGTAGAATTTTCCCACACTGTGTTTACATTTTCTAAGTACACTGAAGATGAAGAAGTCAGTGAAGACACTGCAAGTCAATTCCATGTTCTTCTGTCTGTTTAATAAAGGTCCAAACGAATTATGTTTATTATCATATTCAGTATTTACACTAAATCTTTACctgtggttgttttgtttttttcatgattACAGGAAAAGACGTAAGTTTTATAGCTGAGTCATCTGGCTCAGCTACAGTTAGTAAGAATGGCTTGTACCTCTCCATATCCTCTGTATCTTCCGCCAATGAGGGAGAATATGTGTGTTTGGCAAAGGGACTCAATGTGGAGTGGATTAACAGATATAACTTAACAGTTGATGGTGAGACTTTTCTTATACTAAACATGCATATGTTGTGTATTTTACTTTAGGTAGATTTGTGTagattaaagtttaaaaaaaacaaaaatttcaATCAAAAGGAAATAGAAAAGCGCTGAAGAATGAGTATGTCTCCTTTCGCAGAATCTTTTTCCTACGCAGTTAAGGTGATTGCAGGCTTGGATGCGCACCTTGGGTGCCGTTTCCAAGCTTCCGGCCAAGTCAAGGTTCTGTGGTTCAAAGAGACCGGTGCTGGTAAAAGAACAGAGCTGAACATTCAAGATGACGTCACAGATGACAGGAAACTGGAGCCGCTTTATCCAAACGACCAAGATCAGAGCATCCTGCTCAGACACGCTGTCATGGACGATGCTGGAGTTTACTACTGTGAAACTGCTGAGGGGAAGAGGCTCAGCACTGTGGAACTTACTGTAGAAGGTGAACTTTTCTGATCGAATCAGACTGCGCGATTGTTCAAAGAAGTGCTACCATCTAATTCTACAGAGCCAATGTTAACAAAAAGAAGATTTAATTTCCAAATCATATTGAGGTATTGACAAACAGCGCAAGGGTCACATCAGTCGTACACGCTTGGTAATGATTATTCTTAATTTTGTTTCAGCTGCCCCTACTGTGCCCCCTCCCTCATGTAAAAAAGTTGATGATGCGTGGGAGACCTGCCAGGAGGAGCACAGTCGCACGGCCGAACCCATACTGCAAGAATCCATGGCAGAGTTTTCCATGAAGGTGTTTTCTCACCTCAGAGGAATGGATCCCTTGGAAAACTTACTCTTCTCTCCCATCAGCATCAGCGGGGTGCTCTCCCATTTGTTGCTAGGTAGGAGAGGTTTAGGCAAGCTCTTTTGAAAATCTTTATGTATGCGGTTTGTTCTTAAGTAAGTTCACTTTTCGGGTTAAAGCAAGCAGTTTTATTGTgcttattgttttattattgatttgtgattttttttttaaattattctaattcactGGGcaagaacaaaacaataacaatgaaTTGCTTGGATCTCTAAAACAAAATGAGGAAGAGCCTTCTGGGACACACAAGTTATTATTAAAGAATAACCACAGTAAGCCCCACTGTTGCACTGTTTcttaaatgaaaatgaacatgtgcagtatttatctattcatttatacatctattcattcattcatttgcttACTGTGCAgcccatccatcaatctatccatccattagtCTTTTAAGCTTATCCTAGACCAAATTGTGAGTCAGAAATCTGATCACTGAGACCCCGAAATATTAACAATTCTCCACTTGAGTCAGTGACTCACTCCCAACCCTGAATGGGCAATCCACCCTTTTTGGAATACCATGGCATTAGACTTGAAGGTGCTAATTCTCATCCGGTTGGCTTCCCGCAGGGTTGCAAACTGCCACACTGGGAAGCCCAAAAGTGAACAGATAGAATCTTGAAACTTTCCCACATCCTTTATCTACATCAAGAGGAAAATCACTCATAATTGTCCAATATCATTGTGTTTGAATAGAAATATGAACATTAGACGCCAATAAACCCATAAACATTAAACCCAGGTTGTGTCTTGTTGACGTATTGGAGTCCAAGGTTTTGCAGAAGAAATTTTGAATATTTTGATATCTTGGGATAACTGCTTCTTTTAGAAATAGGAAAATTCTTTGACCAGCTTCATTCCACAATGAAACTACCCTGACTGATTATATATTTTCAGTCAATAGTTTTGCTTttttataaagttttttttaaagttttctcCAGTGTTTCTGTATATTTAAAGATTTGCATTATTATTGAGCTCTATATTCTGTAATTTGCAGAAATGTGCATTTTTCAAAATTTAAAACAtccctttttgtttctttttttctcactaaTCGAACAGATAATGGAAGTAAAAATCTCAGTGAAAATTGATTACCACTTTAATTAACTGTAAGCCTGTATTGTCTCAGTTTGAAAGGAAATGCAACAATCTTTAcatattatatataaatataatataaatatacatacatgtatatatttttttgtccaaAGAAGCTTTAGATTAGGGAATTTGGATGCTGTCTAGAGATGGAATCATTTGTTAACAGCAAAAACAAGCATttcttgagaaaaaaaaggttgaacAGAAACATTGCTCACATGGAAAAGTCACAGAAGTTTACATCTACTTACGTTAAATGTCCAACAATCCAACAATGTTGCAGCTCTCCATGTAACTTTAAAGTACAAATCTTTATTGATGTGTTTGTTCCTTGTCTTGTACTTTCAGCTGCACGTAATAACACCCGCAGTGCCATCGAGACAGCTCTCTGTGTGCCTCATGAATTCCACTGTGTTCACTTCCAAATGAAGCGGCTGAGAGAGAAACTAGCTCAGTCTTTGCAGATGGCTTCTCAGATCTACCATAACCCAGGTACTACTGCCACAGGGCACCGAACAAGTTGTCTTTAAAGAGATAAACGGTCGTTGCGAACGGCTCGGAACATCATGCAGAATCATCATCAAAGCTGAACAGTTTCTTACTACTATATGTTGCTCATCCGGGTTTCTTTCTTGCCTTCCTCAGAACTGAATCTTAGCAGGTCATTTATTGACCAGTCCTTTGAGTACTACGAAGCAGAGCCCTCAAAACTGCTTGAAACCAGCGAGGAAAACACACAGATGATAAACAGCTGGGTGGCAAATAAGACCAGAAACAAAATCACACATCTTTTTGACTCCGTATCACCCGGCACACAGCTGATCCTGCTCAATGCCGTCTCCTTTAGTGGTCAGTAAAGTGTGTCTGTTTATGCACAGTTGTGTGTACGTGCATTTGGAAATAATCACTcatgatctgtgtgtgtgtgtgtgtgtgtgtgtgtgtgtgtgtgtgtgtgtgtgtgtgtgttcttcagGTCAGTGGAAGGTCAAGTTTAATGAAAAACCCAAGAAAGGACATTTCACCAAACTGAACGGGGATCTAATACAGGTCCCTGTTCTCTATCACCAGAAATACTTGGCGACGATTATGTACGTTGTTGACCTAAAAGCACAGGTAAGCAACAGCCAGTTTAACCACATATTCACAGAACCTTTCTGCCACCAAATATATTATATGTAGTGACCTCTGCAGCAGTAAAACACATCTAAATTGCTTTACTATTTGTGATGTGGGCCTAAAAAGCTCGTTATAAACAGTAACCTTGTAAAAATTAGAATCCCACATTAATTTCTCAAAATGGATATCAattataaataaacctctttttCATGAGGAAAAGTAATGCAGCTGCAGTTGTCTGCAAATATTATTATTTGCACTGCAAAGGAAAACTGCAACATACGAATGTTGCACTGCTGATGGTATCATGTCACCAAAATGTAACACAGTTATCTCAGTGTTTACTCAGTGTGTCGCAGTTCTGCTCCAGAGtaatgcctgttttttttttttcattttattttacgACAGGTGGCAAAGTTTGATCTCACAGGCGACAGCAGTCTGTACATTCTGCTGCCTCACTCCGGAAAAGCGTCTGCCctggagcaggtggaggagagaaTGACAGACTCAGCTGTCCGTGAAATGATTAAGCAACTGAAAGCTGCATCTCCCCAGGTGGCTGAGGTCACTCTGCCACAAATCAAGCTGGAAATGGAGCCAAACATGAACATACTCATGAAGAAATTAGGTTTGTCCATCTTccaacgtctttttctgtccgtcAAAATTTTGCTCTGCTGCCAGTGCTTTCAGCCTGTCCTGCTTTATACACCTAACAGCCACGAAACACCTCTGTGTGTCTTAATCTGATCTTTGATCTTGACTGTCTTCCCCTCTCCCACCAATTAGGTCTGTCATCGCTTTTCGAGGGTGCCACTCTGTGTGGCCTCGACTCAGAGCAGGACGTGGTTCTGGACGAAGCCAAACACAAAGCTTTCCTTGCACTGACAGCACAAGGAGTTGAGGCCGGCGCTGTCACCAGTCTGTCGTTCTCCCGCTCCTACCCTTCCTTCTCTGCCATGCGGCCTTTTATCTTGCTGCTGTGGAGTGAGCAGGGTAACCTGCCGCTCTTTATTGGCAGAGTTACTGATCCTTGAGAGACAGAAAGGGAAAGAGGAAATGTAACAGAAGCAAATGAGCAGGAAGTGAATCGTTAATCAAGGCTGAatttataaaaaacaaaacagttatGAATGGCGTGTTTCTTACGGTGACAGGTGATTCTTTCAAAAACATACGTCCAGGCTTGGATGTTGAGTGCCTTCAGGCATTATCATGAATAAACACATGATTAAACAACACTTATGCTGACAGTCTTTTTTTGAGGAGTAAAGCATGATGTGTATGACCTGTGGTTCAAAGGAGGACAGACCACCACTGAAACagcttcattttattttgtgaagtaGTTACACAAACCCACCACAAGATGGCAGCCATACTGTAAGATAGACAATGACAATAAATACACAGGGACTGCAATCATGACTTCCCACCTCATTACCATGTCAGTCCTCCTGCGTCATTACCACTGATAtcaatttaaggaagacaagtgTCAAAGTCTGTGACAGTAAAGGTTTTGTTTGTTAAAGCAAGAGCCTGCTTGGTAAAGCACAGCAACTGAGCAAAAATACCCTGAATTGTCATCTTCACAAACATACAGATACACACTGAATGGATGGCATAGACTGTAAACACATCAGCATCCAGAGTGATCAGCTAATGCTGCACTCTGTTATGCAAGCTGATGGTGATTGCTAAACATGCAGCTGTATTGCAGATAAACGATTACATAAGCGAAGCGAGGTCAATAGACATGAGTCTGAAAAACCTGTGACTGTAAACAACAGATCCAGATACAGAAATAAGTAATCATCTGGCCAGAAATATGAGCTCCACTTGATCGCTGTCACCCAGCCTGAACACATAGAAAGTACTGAGCATTCCCAGAAATGACTTGATCGTGTTGTTTTGGTTTGATTATCTCACTGCTGACGTGCCAGGACTTTTAATGTGCATAGACAAAGCACAGAACACCCCCCAACCACCGCCACCACCGCCAACCCACGCTTTTCTAACCTACTTTTCAAAGTTTTTAAGATCTAACTGAAAATCCATTTATGCCTCCCAAACTTTTATGAAGCCCAAGCCCTTTTTAGGATAAACTCCACCGATTACTGTAGGATAGGACATTGGATATATCCATTTTTTGCAGTCAACATTCACAAGGTTGTCAAAGGACATGGCAGGCGGGATATGAACAGCCAGATCGATtaatcagttaaaaaaaaaaaactcctgggGGACCACTGACAGACAGTATgtgtgcttttatttatttatttttttttttaaactggagCTGTTAGATGAGCCAGGGGAGCCCATTTGTTACCTTAGATTTTAGTCTGTGAGAATTCCCTGTCACTTTCTGCCAAATGAGCTGCCACACTGGGTATAATTCTTTTTTACTACCTGAGGTTAAACTATAAGAAGGGGCTTTATTCTGCATGTCTGCATTTCTCCCAGCTGCACAGATCATCTCAGCAGCAAATCATGTGTTGGACTGACAAGAACGTGGACAAAATTCTTATCCAGGGGATGAAATATACTGTATGCTACTATGACTAATATCTAAAATGTCACAAGTAATAGGATAAACAGAGCTCTCATCAAAGCTTTGACTCCCTCTGATGTTTGCTACAAGATTTAGCTAAATTTTCATTTACTTCTCCCTTTAGAAGCTCACAGGGAGAGCATGCAGTGGTGGGATGGGGGAACTTTGTCAAGCATTGGACAGCTCTGTTCATATAAATCAAACAGCTGGACCAATCAAATTCCTGTTCTATGAATGAAAAAGCGTCTATCATTGCCTTGCGAGAAGAAAACGTTGCATCATCTGTGTTTCTGCTGGAGCAGAGTTGGAGTCACTGATGTACTGTAAATTCTCTTTAATCCAGATGAAATCTTGTTCACCAATGCTGCAACAAAATAAAGGTACAAGCAATACATCCAAAAGCAATATCCATTCTGCCTGCCACGGACACAACTGGAGCCTTTCATCAAGAACTTTAAAAAGAGCAGTCAGATGGTACGTCTCGAGATATATTCCTTTCACGAAGGAGCTCTGTGAATGTCTGGCAAGAGGAGCAAGAGGTGGAAAAAGGCCCAACAGTTTGACCTCCAGCTGGGAGCACTCTCACCGCTGAGGCCTGCGATGGTCACAGAGGATGTCTTCATTCACTGAATTTCTCTAGTCCATCATCAATATTTCTTCACTTCTCAATGCTTTCTGAAGTAGAAACTTTGGAAATGGTGGATGAAGAGAATACAGAGAAATACATATTGCACATAGAGAAAATGTAGGCACTCATATTGTCAAAACCTcgacacacacataaacactcacacacactcacatatgcCGACACATTACTGCGTGACACAAAGGTGGTAGAACACCACTGCCACAGACAGACAACAAAATGACGTAACACGAAAAAGATAACGGTACAAATCCACCAAATGGATCATTTTGTGCTTTACAGTGTAACATgttgtgttgttttgcatcAGATCGACAGCCACTAAAATAGAGACCTCTCGCCAACATCCCCACTCCTGGATCAAGGGTGTACATGCAGCTGGCCACTTTCACTGAATGACTTGTTCGAGTACCTCAGCCTCAAATCTGTTCATGAAGGGAAAATTTGAATGAGTATGAGCAACTTCCACAAGACGGTGAGGTCTAAGCACAGCTTTGTGAATATTGTTTTGTTACGTCAACACTTTAATGAGGACATTATCACAATTTTGTtcaccttgaaaaaaaaaaatgtattcatattaCATCTTATTACCATCACTAATATTAGTATGAATAAATACTAATACTTTGTGCTGTATTTAGTCGCAATAAATAACAGATTTCCTTTTTCTACATCATTGTTATTGCATGTTTTATCCTTTGTTCAGATTACTGCTGTTCTTGGACTCATCAACCATTGTTCAGTGAGACAAAAGTGTATGTGCGCATGACTGTGTCGTTGCACGAGTGCCTTGGGCGATCTAGTCCGGCTTGTCGCTGCTGGGGGCTCCTTGCTGTGTGAGCGTATGCCAGTATTCGACTTTCTTCCCTTTGTTTTTGAGACAGTCAAACCAGTGTCTGAGTCTCTGTCCATTTGCATTGATGCCCAGCTCCACTCCGCCTGCAACCAGAAAGGGAGACGCATAAACAGAGAGGAGTCAAGAGGTGATGGGAGGTGGTTGGTGTGAGGAAAGGCtggctgaaaacaaaaaaaaggaaggggGGCGCAAAAAGTAACAGGAAGGGAGGAAACAACTAACTGAAAGCAGAAGAAACGGTGTAGAATCCGGTCACTGAAGAAGAACATAGCTGTACCGCTTATAGTAAGACTAAGGAACaacaaaacaatataaaaacacacaattgcACGTTAGAAATGAATAGCAGTAGCGTGTTTACCCTCTGTGCTCTAAGGGCTACAATGTTTTCAGACCTGGTCCAGTCACCTCTGCTACCTCCCAGTGGATGAGCCCATGACAACTGTATCATAAATGGATGGCATTATACTGTAATCTGAGGGCTGTATTAGACCACAATATCTGATAATGATTTTGTTAAGCACTTtgtcaaaaaattaaaaaaataaaaaaaaacaaaaaaaacaacaaaagggtATCTAttaaagtccatccatccatcatctactgcttctccggggatcgggtcgcgggggcagcagcttgagcagagaaacccagatgtccctgtccctgtccccgtccccgtccccggccacttcctccacccCAAGGctttcccagg is a genomic window of Odontesthes bonariensis isolate fOdoBon6 chromosome 4, fOdoBon6.hap1, whole genome shotgun sequence containing:
- the serping1 gene encoding plasma protease C1 inhibitor: MRQQAIVWLLLQLIFELSSCTHIQVTRGSAVKLPCGPPESGFQGAVMSWKFNGKDVSFIAESSGSATVSKNGLYLSISSVSSANEGEYVCLAKGLNVEWINRYNLTVDESFSYAVKVIAGLDAHLGCRFQASGQVKVLWFKETGAGKRTELNIQDDVTDDRKLEPLYPNDQDQSILLRHAVMDDAGVYYCETAEGKRLSTVELTVEAAPTVPPPSCKKVDDAWETCQEEHSRTAEPILQESMAEFSMKVFSHLRGMDPLENLLFSPISISGVLSHLLLAARNNTRSAIETALCVPHEFHCVHFQMKRLREKLAQSLQMASQIYHNPELNLSRSFIDQSFEYYEAEPSKLLETSEENTQMINSWVANKTRNKITHLFDSVSPGTQLILLNAVSFSGQWKVKFNEKPKKGHFTKLNGDLIQVPVLYHQKYLATIMYVVDLKAQVAKFDLTGDSSLYILLPHSGKASALEQVEERMTDSAVREMIKQLKAASPQVAEVTLPQIKLEMEPNMNILMKKLGLSSLFEGATLCGLDSEQDVVLDEAKHKAFLALTAQGVEAGAVTSLSFSRSYPSFSAMRPFILLLWSEQGNLPLFIGRVTDP